One Bradyrhizobium manausense DNA segment encodes these proteins:
- the yjfF gene encoding galactofuranose ABC transporter, permease protein YjfF, whose amino-acid sequence MKGLPPVLITAIVLVAGFAACAAQFPNIASTRVVGNLLTDNAFLGIVAVGMTFVIISGGIDLSVGSVIGFTTVFVALAIERWGVPPLVAFVAILALSAAFGAAMGAVIHVFDLPPFIVTLAGMFLARGASFLLSTESVPISAPVYSTVSDFALRMPGGGRLSAIAIIMLVIVIGGALLLQLTRFGANVYALGGSRATASLMGVAVGKMTVKIYMLSSLLAGIAGIVFSFYTSAGYSLSAVGVELDSIAAVVIGGTLLTGGQGSVIGTFLGVLIQGMIQTYINFDGTLSSWWTKIATGILLFAFIALQQGLVALARRPAAKRAGAAS is encoded by the coding sequence ATGAAAGGCCTGCCGCCCGTCCTGATCACGGCCATCGTCCTTGTCGCCGGCTTCGCAGCCTGCGCGGCGCAGTTTCCCAACATCGCTTCCACCCGTGTCGTCGGCAACCTCCTGACTGACAATGCCTTCCTCGGTATCGTTGCGGTCGGAATGACCTTCGTCATCATCTCCGGCGGTATCGATCTTTCGGTCGGCTCGGTGATCGGTTTCACCACAGTGTTCGTGGCGCTCGCCATCGAACGCTGGGGCGTTCCGCCGCTGGTCGCTTTCGTCGCCATCCTCGCGCTGTCGGCGGCCTTTGGCGCGGCGATGGGCGCGGTCATTCACGTCTTCGACCTGCCGCCCTTCATTGTAACCCTCGCCGGCATGTTCCTCGCGCGCGGTGCAAGCTTCCTGCTATCGACGGAGTCGGTGCCGATCAGCGCGCCTGTCTATTCGACCGTGTCCGATTTCGCGCTGCGCATGCCCGGCGGAGGGCGACTGAGCGCGATCGCCATCATCATGCTCGTTATCGTGATCGGCGGAGCGCTGCTGCTGCAGCTCACCCGGTTCGGTGCCAATGTCTATGCGCTCGGCGGCAGCCGCGCGACCGCAAGCTTGATGGGCGTCGCGGTCGGCAAGATGACGGTGAAGATCTACATGCTGTCGAGCCTGCTCGCAGGGATCGCCGGCATCGTGTTCTCCTTCTACACCAGCGCCGGCTATTCGCTCTCCGCCGTCGGCGTCGAGCTCGACAGCATCGCTGCCGTGGTGATCGGCGGTACGCTGCTCACGGGCGGGCAGGGCTCGGTGATCGGCACCTTCCTCGGCGTGCTCATCCAGGGCATGATCCAGACCTACATCAATTTCGACGGCACGCTGTCGAGCTGGTGGACCAAGATCGCGACCGGCATCTTGCTGTTCGCCTTCATCGCACTTCAGCAGGGATTGGTCGCGCTGGCGCGCCGGCCGGCGGCGAAGCGCGCGGGAGCTGCCTCATGA
- a CDS encoding FadR/GntR family transcriptional regulator — MTSRIVVIPTPRAHSNHAEVARSIGVDIIAGRYAEGVRLPGDAELTAMFGVSRPVLRESVKTLVAKGLLTTKARVGTVVRERAAWNMFDADVLAWHLDAGIDRRFLNDLAEIRLAVEPRAAALAAKRRSEEDIAELQRSMDRMRQEPSESAGFADADLAVHLAVARASGNPFMRSVGHVIEAALRAAFMLSAPAGSEDRETALIWHQKIADSIAAGDADAAAEAMAFVIHNGMRRHKGMAAEAAPAASTEFGESS; from the coding sequence ATGACCTCGCGCATCGTCGTCATTCCAACACCACGGGCTCATTCCAACCACGCGGAGGTGGCCCGTTCGATCGGCGTCGACATCATCGCCGGCCGCTATGCGGAGGGGGTGCGGCTCCCGGGGGATGCCGAACTGACGGCGATGTTCGGTGTGTCGCGGCCGGTGCTGCGCGAAAGCGTCAAGACGCTGGTCGCCAAGGGGTTGCTCACCACCAAAGCGCGGGTCGGCACGGTCGTGCGCGAGCGCGCCGCCTGGAACATGTTCGATGCCGACGTGCTGGCCTGGCATCTGGATGCCGGCATCGACAGGCGCTTTCTCAACGATCTCGCCGAAATACGTCTTGCGGTCGAGCCGCGCGCGGCGGCCCTTGCGGCCAAGCGTCGTTCGGAGGAGGACATCGCCGAGCTTCAGCGCAGCATGGACCGCATGAGGCAAGAGCCGTCCGAGTCCGCCGGCTTTGCCGACGCCGACCTCGCCGTGCACCTTGCGGTGGCGCGAGCGTCCGGCAATCCGTTCATGCGCTCCGTCGGTCATGTGATCGAAGCCGCCTTGCGCGCGGCATTCATGCTCAGTGCCCCGGCCGGGTCGGAAGACCGCGAGACCGCCTTGATCTGGCACCAGAAGATCGCCGATTCGATCGCGGCCGGTGATGCGGACGCAGCGGCCGAGGCCATGGCCTTCGTCATTCACAATGGCATGCGCCGGCACAAGGGAATGGCCGCCGAAGCAGCACCGGCAGCCTCAACGGAATTTGGAGAAAGTTCGTGA
- a CDS encoding Gfo/Idh/MocA family protein, with protein sequence MTAIRIAIVGFGKIARDQHVGAIAATPGAVLAAVASRNASLPGLPHFATIEELLEKGPEIDAVSLCTPPQVRRAQAAVALAAGKHVMLEKPPGIGVAELDPLVAMAANAKRTLFATWHSRHAPAVEPAREWLATRRIKSVHIIWKEDVRVWHPGQTWIWEPGGLGVFDPGINALSILTRILPKPVFVTAAELAFPANCQSPIAANLTLTDIDGMAVTAEFDFRQTGPQSWDIVAETDQGRMTLSRGGRIMEVDGKVVADAPDEEYRELYRRFVKLAAAGERDVDLAPLRLVADAFLLGKRNIVEPFVD encoded by the coding sequence GTGACAGCAATTCGTATCGCCATCGTCGGCTTCGGCAAGATCGCGCGCGATCAGCATGTCGGCGCGATCGCCGCGACGCCTGGCGCGGTGCTCGCCGCCGTTGCCAGCCGTAACGCGTCGCTGCCGGGCCTGCCGCATTTCGCGACCATCGAGGAGCTTCTGGAGAAAGGCCCGGAGATCGATGCGGTGTCGCTCTGCACGCCGCCGCAGGTGCGCCGAGCCCAGGCCGCTGTGGCGCTCGCCGCCGGCAAGCACGTCATGCTGGAGAAGCCGCCCGGCATCGGCGTTGCCGAGCTCGATCCGCTTGTGGCGATGGCGGCGAATGCAAAGCGCACCTTGTTTGCGACCTGGCATTCCCGCCACGCGCCGGCGGTCGAGCCGGCCCGTGAATGGCTTGCGACACGCCGGATCAAGTCGGTCCACATCATCTGGAAAGAAGACGTTCGTGTCTGGCATCCCGGCCAGACCTGGATCTGGGAGCCCGGCGGGCTCGGCGTGTTCGATCCCGGCATCAACGCGCTCTCGATCCTGACCCGCATCCTGCCGAAGCCGGTGTTCGTTACCGCGGCTGAACTGGCCTTTCCGGCCAATTGCCAGTCACCGATCGCCGCCAACTTGACGCTGACCGACATCGACGGCATGGCGGTGACCGCCGAATTTGACTTTCGTCAGACCGGGCCGCAGAGCTGGGACATCGTCGCGGAAACGGACCAGGGCCGCATGACATTGTCTCGTGGTGGCAGGATCATGGAGGTCGATGGCAAGGTTGTTGCCGACGCGCCTGATGAGGAATATCGCGAGCTCTATCGACGTTTCGTCAAACTCGCCGCCGCTGGCGAGCGCGATGTCGACCTGGCGCCGCTTCGTCTCGTCGCCGATGCGTTCCTGCTCGGCAAGCGCAATATCGTCGAACCGTTTGTGGACTAG
- a CDS encoding aldose epimerase family protein: MANAKIAKDVFGKLPDGRNVERIVLRGEGGFEARIITHGAVIQALITPDARGGCDDVVLGHDTFAGYLAERKFFGATVGRYANRIANGQFLLDGETFQLAVNNGPNALHGGLDGFDRKLWDIAEIEDGASPAVTLTYTSRDGEENYPGKLDVRLTYRVTGPTELSLIMEARTDRPTIVNLTNHSFFNLEGATSGTPTLDHRLTVNAEHFLAIDPTAIPLPEPPRGVAGTPFDFRQTHAVGARIREGDQQLRNGKGYDHTYCLARDGKLALAARLEAPLSGRIMELLTNQPGLQVYSGNYLDGTISGKGGKLIRQSDALCLEPHIWPNSPNRPDFPSPRLDPGGVYRHHTVYRFAVRAP, from the coding sequence ATGGCCAACGCAAAAATAGCGAAGGACGTATTCGGAAAGCTGCCTGACGGACGCAACGTCGAGCGTATCGTGCTGCGCGGAGAGGGCGGGTTTGAGGCTCGTATCATCACCCATGGCGCGGTGATCCAGGCACTGATCACGCCGGACGCCAGGGGCGGCTGCGACGACGTCGTGCTCGGTCATGACACCTTCGCCGGCTATCTCGCCGAACGGAAGTTCTTTGGCGCCACCGTCGGCCGTTACGCCAACCGCATCGCCAACGGCCAGTTTTTGCTCGACGGCGAGACGTTCCAGCTTGCCGTCAACAACGGTCCCAACGCGCTGCATGGCGGCCTCGACGGTTTCGACCGCAAGCTTTGGGACATTGCCGAGATCGAGGACGGCGCCAGCCCTGCGGTGACGCTGACCTATACGAGCCGGGACGGTGAGGAGAATTATCCCGGCAAGCTCGACGTACGCCTGACTTATCGCGTCACCGGTCCGACCGAGCTGTCGCTGATCATGGAGGCACGCACCGACCGGCCAACCATCGTCAACCTGACCAACCACAGCTTCTTCAATCTGGAAGGCGCGACCTCGGGCACGCCCACGCTCGATCACCGGCTGACGGTCAACGCCGAACATTTCCTGGCCATCGATCCGACTGCCATTCCACTGCCGGAGCCGCCGCGCGGCGTGGCCGGCACACCATTCGACTTCCGCCAGACTCACGCCGTCGGGGCGCGCATCCGCGAGGGTGACCAGCAATTGCGCAACGGCAAAGGCTACGACCACACCTATTGCCTCGCGCGCGACGGCAAGCTAGCGCTCGCGGCCCGGCTGGAGGCGCCGCTGTCAGGGCGGATTATGGAGCTGTTGACCAATCAGCCCGGCCTTCAGGTCTATTCCGGCAACTATCTCGATGGCACGATCTCGGGTAAAGGCGGCAAGCTGATCCGGCAGTCCGACGCGTTGTGTCTCGAGCCGCATATCTGGCCCAATTCGCCGAACCGGCCGGACTTTCCGAGCCCGCGCCTTGATCCCGGCGGGGTCTATCGGCATCATACCGTCTATCGCTTCGCAGTGAGGGCGCCATGA
- a CDS encoding SMP-30/gluconolactonase/LRE family protein, with amino-acid sequence MDEVPTSVLSAERCHLGEGPTYDVTTDTAWWFDIREGRLFEAHLGGGSIRTHALGRMASALGRIDAERQLIVAEDGCYIRTLADGAMTRFCSLEADNPATRSNDCRVHQSGTFWIGTMGRKAERGLGAIYALHRGKISTLFPGISIPNSICFSPDGTTGYFTDTARAVLYAVPLNAETGLPRGEPEVLLRHTGIGGLDGSVCDADGQIWNACWGASRVDVYSPQGERLRSLRVPARQASCPAFVGPDLSGLLVTSAWQDMDAEARAADPQAGCTFLLQASARGRAEPDVKLA; translated from the coding sequence ATGGACGAGGTACCGACCTCGGTTCTCTCCGCCGAACGCTGTCACCTCGGCGAAGGCCCGACCTATGACGTCACAACCGACACCGCCTGGTGGTTCGACATTCGCGAGGGGCGCCTGTTCGAGGCGCATCTTGGCGGCGGCAGCATCCGCACCCACGCGCTTGGCCGGATGGCGAGTGCGCTCGGACGGATCGATGCCGAGCGCCAGCTCATCGTCGCGGAGGATGGATGTTATATCCGCACGCTCGCCGATGGCGCGATGACGCGGTTTTGTTCGCTTGAAGCGGACAATCCCGCGACGCGTTCCAATGATTGCCGCGTGCATCAGTCCGGCACGTTCTGGATCGGGACCATGGGACGCAAGGCCGAGCGAGGTCTGGGGGCGATCTATGCGCTCCACCGCGGCAAGATCTCGACGCTGTTTCCCGGCATCAGCATTCCCAACTCGATTTGCTTCTCGCCGGATGGCACCACAGGCTACTTCACTGACACCGCGCGTGCGGTGCTTTATGCGGTGCCGCTCAATGCCGAGACCGGCCTGCCGCGCGGCGAGCCCGAGGTGCTGCTGCGCCACACCGGTATCGGTGGGCTCGACGGCTCGGTCTGCGACGCCGACGGGCAGATCTGGAACGCCTGCTGGGGCGCCAGCCGCGTCGATGTCTATTCTCCGCAAGGCGAGCGTTTGCGCTCGCTGCGCGTGCCGGCCAGGCAGGCGAGTTGCCCCGCCTTCGTCGGCCCCGATCTGTCAGGCCTGCTCGTCACCTCCGCCTGGCAGGATATGGATGCGGAGGCACGCGCTGCCGATCCGCAAGCTGGTTGTACCTTTCTGTTACAAGCCTCCGCGCGCGGTCGCGCGGAGCCCGATGTCAAGCTCGCATAG
- the chvE gene encoding multiple monosaccharide ABC transporter substrate-binding protein, translated as MLKLKTTFLAMALAGAATMATGLTASAQDKATVGIAMPTKSSARWIDDGNNMVKVLKERGYNTDLQYAEDDIPNQLSQVENMVTKGAKALVIAAIDGTTLSDVLKQAKAKGITVIAYDRLIRGTPNVDYYATFDNFQVGVLQAQSIEKGLGLKEGKGPFNIELFGGSPDDNNAFFFYNGAMSVLKPYIDSGKLVVASGQMGMDKVATLRWDPATAQARMDNLLSAYYGNKKVNAVLSPYDGLSIGIISSLKGVGYGTADQPMPIISGQDAEVPSIKAMIRGDQYSTIFKDTRDLAKVTADMVDAALAGKQVTVNDTKTYENGAKTVPSYLLKPVVVYKDNWEKTLVDSGYYKKSQFQ; from the coding sequence ATGTTGAAATTGAAGACGACATTTCTCGCGATGGCGCTGGCCGGCGCCGCAACGATGGCCACGGGCCTCACGGCCTCCGCACAGGACAAGGCGACCGTCGGCATCGCGATGCCGACCAAATCCTCGGCGCGCTGGATCGACGACGGCAACAACATGGTCAAGGTGCTGAAGGAGCGCGGCTACAACACCGACCTGCAATATGCCGAGGACGACATTCCGAACCAGCTCTCGCAGGTCGAGAACATGGTGACCAAGGGCGCCAAGGCGCTGGTGATCGCCGCGATCGACGGCACCACGCTGTCCGACGTGCTCAAGCAGGCCAAGGCCAAGGGCATCACCGTGATCGCCTATGACCGCCTGATCCGCGGCACGCCGAATGTCGACTATTACGCGACCTTCGACAATTTCCAGGTTGGCGTGCTCCAGGCTCAGTCGATCGAGAAGGGGCTTGGTCTCAAGGAGGGCAAGGGTCCGTTCAACATCGAGCTGTTCGGCGGTTCGCCCGACGACAACAACGCCTTCTTCTTCTACAACGGCGCGATGAGCGTGCTGAAGCCCTACATCGACAGCGGCAAGCTCGTGGTCGCCTCCGGCCAGATGGGCATGGACAAGGTCGCGACCCTGCGTTGGGATCCCGCCACCGCCCAGGCTCGCATGGACAATCTGCTCAGCGCCTACTACGGCAACAAGAAGGTCAACGCCGTGCTGTCGCCCTATGACGGCCTGTCGATTGGCATCATCTCGTCGCTGAAGGGCGTTGGTTACGGCACCGCGGATCAGCCCATGCCGATCATCAGCGGCCAGGATGCCGAAGTCCCGTCGATCAAGGCGATGATCCGCGGCGACCAGTATTCGACCATCTTCAAGGACACCCGCGACCTCGCCAAGGTGACCGCCGACATGGTCGATGCGGCGCTCGCCGGCAAGCAGGTCACGGTCAACGACACCAAGACCTACGAGAACGGCGCCAAGACCGTGCCGTCCTATCTCCTGAAGCCCGTCGTGGTGTATAAGGACAACTGGGAAAAGACCCTGGTTGACAGCGGCTACTACAAGAAGTCGCAGTTCCAGTAA
- the mmsA gene encoding multiple monosaccharide ABC transporter ATP-binding protein, whose amino-acid sequence MTAMLEMRNVSKSFAGVQALRDVNFSVEAGQIHALVGENGAGKSTLMKVLSGVYPAGSYEGTIVFEGQERRFRDINDSEALGIIIIHQELALIPLMSIAENIFLSHPPSKFGVIDRDEVYKRTRDLLAQVGLKESPDTLITDLGVGKQQLVEIAKALSKRVRMLILDEPTASLNEADSAALLERLMKFREQGIGSVLISHKLNEVAKVADHITVLRDGRTVDGIDCRAEPIQEDRIIRSMVNRDLAHRFPERSPKIGEPVLEVSNWSVYHPIHPDRQVIKNVNFGVRRGEVVGIAGLMGAGRTEFAMSLFGRSWGTNISGRITLEGHEIALTSVAAAIDAGLAYVTEDRKQLGLILADDVRKNITLASLDQVAPGRVIDDIAELKVATDYRNRMRIRCSDVYQETGQLSGGNQQKVVLSKWLMTDPKVLILDEPTRGIDVGAKYEIYCIINELAEAGRGVVVISSEMPELLGICDRICVMNDGAFVGEFPATDATQEKIMRAIMRNERSNGNGAVEAAEMGGSQP is encoded by the coding sequence ATGACCGCCATGCTGGAGATGCGCAACGTCAGCAAGAGCTTTGCTGGTGTGCAGGCGCTGCGCGACGTCAATTTTTCGGTCGAGGCGGGCCAGATCCACGCTCTCGTCGGCGAGAACGGCGCCGGCAAGTCGACCTTGATGAAGGTGCTGAGCGGGGTCTACCCGGCGGGCAGCTATGAGGGCACCATCGTCTTCGAGGGCCAGGAGCGCCGTTTCCGCGACATCAACGATTCCGAGGCGCTCGGCATCATCATCATCCACCAGGAGCTGGCGCTGATCCCGCTGATGTCGATCGCGGAGAATATCTTTCTCTCGCATCCGCCGTCGAAGTTCGGCGTGATTGATCGCGACGAGGTCTACAAGCGCACGCGCGATCTTCTCGCACAGGTCGGCCTGAAGGAATCTCCGGATACGCTGATCACCGATCTCGGCGTCGGCAAGCAGCAGCTTGTCGAGATCGCCAAGGCGCTGTCCAAGCGCGTCCGCATGCTGATCCTGGACGAGCCGACGGCGAGCCTGAACGAGGCCGACAGCGCTGCACTGCTCGAACGCCTGATGAAATTCCGCGAGCAAGGCATCGGCTCGGTCCTGATCTCACACAAGCTCAATGAGGTGGCCAAGGTCGCCGACCACATCACGGTGCTGCGCGACGGTCGCACGGTTGACGGTATCGATTGCCGCGCCGAACCGATCCAGGAAGACCGTATCATCCGCAGCATGGTCAACCGCGATCTCGCCCATCGTTTTCCGGAGCGAAGCCCCAAGATTGGCGAGCCCGTTCTCGAGGTTTCGAACTGGTCGGTCTATCACCCCATCCATCCTGACCGCCAGGTCATCAAGAACGTCAATTTCGGCGTCAGGCGCGGCGAGGTCGTCGGCATCGCCGGGCTGATGGGGGCCGGCCGTACCGAGTTCGCCATGAGCCTGTTTGGTCGCTCCTGGGGCACCAATATTAGCGGCCGGATCACGCTTGAGGGGCATGAGATTGCGCTGACGAGCGTGGCGGCCGCGATCGACGCCGGGCTTGCCTATGTCACCGAGGATCGCAAGCAACTCGGTCTGATCCTGGCCGACGACGTCCGCAAGAACATTACGCTGGCGAGCCTCGACCAGGTTGCGCCGGGGCGTGTGATCGACGACATCGCCGAGCTGAAGGTCGCCACCGACTATCGCAACCGCATGCGCATCCGCTGTTCCGACGTCTACCAGGAGACCGGCCAGCTTTCCGGCGGGAACCAGCAGAAGGTCGTGCTGTCGAAATGGCTGATGACTGACCCCAAGGTCCTTATCCTGGATGAGCCGACACGAGGTATCGACGTCGGTGCCAAATACGAGATTTACTGTATCATCAACGAGCTTGCGGAGGCCGGCCGCGGCGTGGTGGTGATCTCATCGGAGATGCCCGAGCTACTCGGCATCTGCGACCGCATCTGTGTCATGAACGACGGCGCCTTCGTCGGCGAGTTCCCGGCCACGGATGCGACACAGGAAAAGATCATGCGCGCTATCATGCGCAACGAACGAAGCAACGGTAACGGCGCGGTCGAGGCCGCAGAGATGGGAGGGTCGCAGCCATGA
- the mmsB gene encoding multiple monosaccharide ABC transporter permease codes for MTDKTVSLPEERRNGSFIKNNLRNYGMLMSLAAIMLFFQVMTSGTLLQPLNLTNLVLQNSYIVIMALGMLLVIVTGHIDLSVGSVAGFVGAVAALLMVTYKVDYTVAFIACLIVGAAIGAAQGYWVAYFKIPSFIVTLAGMLVFKGLALAVLQGQSLGPFPSTFQKLSSGFIPELLPEAGTLHPTSMLIGALLALGLVYASAKGRAREVSHGIEAEPYAFFLGKSVVLACAVLYFTYLIATYRGLPNVLVIMSVLIALYGFVTRRTVIGRHIYAVGGNAKAAGLSGIKTERLTFFTFVNMGVLAALAGLVFAARLNTATPKAGLGFELDVIAACFIGGASAYGGVGRVGGAVVGAMIMGVMNNGMSILGIGIDYQQVIKGLVLLGAVCIDVYNQRR; via the coding sequence ATGACCGACAAGACGGTTTCGCTGCCCGAGGAGCGCCGGAACGGCAGCTTTATCAAGAACAACCTGCGCAACTACGGCATGCTGATGTCGCTGGCCGCGATCATGCTGTTCTTCCAGGTCATGACCAGCGGCACGCTGCTGCAGCCTCTCAACCTGACCAATCTTGTGCTCCAGAACAGCTACATCGTCATCATGGCGCTCGGTATGCTGCTGGTGATCGTCACCGGACACATCGACTTGTCGGTCGGATCGGTCGCGGGATTCGTCGGCGCGGTCGCCGCGCTCCTCATGGTGACCTACAAGGTCGACTATACGGTCGCATTCATCGCCTGTCTCATCGTCGGCGCCGCCATCGGTGCTGCGCAAGGCTATTGGGTGGCGTATTTCAAGATCCCGTCCTTCATCGTGACACTGGCCGGCATGCTCGTATTCAAGGGTCTCGCGCTCGCGGTGTTGCAGGGCCAGTCGCTCGGGCCGTTCCCATCGACTTTCCAAAAACTGTCGTCGGGCTTCATTCCGGAACTTTTGCCCGAGGCCGGCACGCTGCATCCGACATCGATGCTGATCGGCGCGTTGCTGGCGCTGGGGCTGGTCTACGCGAGCGCCAAGGGCCGCGCACGCGAAGTGTCTCACGGCATCGAGGCCGAACCCTACGCGTTCTTCCTCGGCAAGAGCGTCGTGCTCGCCTGCGCCGTGCTGTACTTTACCTATCTCATCGCGACCTATCGCGGCCTACCCAACGTGCTGGTGATCATGAGCGTCCTGATCGCGCTCTATGGCTTCGTCACCCGCCGCACCGTGATCGGCAGGCATATCTATGCCGTCGGCGGCAACGCCAAGGCGGCAGGCCTGTCGGGTATCAAGACCGAGCGGCTGACCTTCTTCACCTTCGTCAACATGGGCGTGCTTGCGGCGCTGGCTGGTCTCGTCTTCGCCGCGCGCCTCAACACCGCGACCCCCAAGGCGGGCCTCGGCTTCGAGCTCGACGTCATCGCCGCCTGCTTCATCGGCGGCGCCTCGGCCTATGGCGGCGTCGGCCGCGTCGGCGGGGCCGTGGTCGGCGCCATGATCATGGGCGTGATGAACAACGGCATGTCCATCCTCGGCATCGGCATCGACTACCAGCAGGTCATCAAGGGCCTGGTGCTGCTCGGGGCGGTGTGCATCGACGTGTATAACCAGCGGCGGTAG
- a CDS encoding HAD family hydrolase — MDPGRPDLIIFDCDGVLVDSELLSCRCLSEILSEFGFLLSVEQALEFFLGRSTKAIEQHYRDLGQALPDDFLPRLKARVLQTFAAALQPIPGVAAVLSGLVTPRCVASSSDLDRVSLSLDVTGLAPHFGGRLYTAQMVRHGKPAPDLFLHAAGKMQADPARTLVIEDSASGVQAAKAAGMMVWGFVGGGHYRARDGRAILSAAGADRVFAHMSDFWEA; from the coding sequence ATGGACCCGGGTCGGCCAGATCTGATCATCTTCGATTGCGACGGCGTGCTCGTCGATAGCGAGCTGCTCAGTTGTCGCTGCCTGTCCGAGATTCTGTCGGAATTCGGCTTTCTACTGAGTGTGGAGCAGGCGCTCGAATTTTTTCTTGGACGCAGTACCAAGGCTATTGAGCAGCACTATCGTGATCTCGGGCAGGCCTTGCCTGACGACTTTCTTCCGCGTCTCAAGGCCCGCGTGCTCCAGACATTTGCGGCCGCGCTCCAGCCGATCCCCGGCGTAGCTGCGGTGCTGTCCGGATTGGTGACGCCGCGCTGCGTCGCATCGTCGAGCGATCTCGACCGCGTCTCGTTGTCGCTTGATGTCACCGGCCTTGCGCCGCACTTCGGTGGCCGGCTCTACACCGCGCAGATGGTCAGGCACGGCAAGCCGGCGCCGGATCTCTTTCTCCACGCCGCCGGGAAGATGCAGGCCGATCCCGCACGCACGCTGGTGATCGAGGACAGTGCCAGCGGCGTGCAGGCCGCCAAGGCGGCAGGCATGATGGTCTGGGGATTTGTCGGCGGTGGCCATTATCGCGCCCGCGATGGTCGGGCTATATTGTCCGCCGCCGGGGCCGATCGGGTCTTCGCGCACATGAGCGATTTCTGGGAGGCGTGA
- a CDS encoding sugar-binding transcriptional regulator produces MAVENEKSRLDDAARAGWLYFIAGHTQDEIAKMLQVSRASAQRLVSLCLAERLITFRLEHPIAACMELAARLKERFDLNHCEVVPADPAAPQANAGIAERCANLLDATLRSETPVIVALGTGRAVRAAVERVTPIDRPNHQIVSLVGNISADGSASFYDTVGRLADRTGARHYPMPLPFLMSSEDERNKMVRIEPIAKVKAVAAKADLRLVGIGQMDQKAQVHVDGFVTRDELFEMMRQGAIGEITGWAYDSKGRLLKAGTNKRLTSIPPEVPAKTTTIGAAVGAAKVSAIAAALNGGLINGLITDETTARAILER; encoded by the coding sequence ATGGCCGTCGAGAACGAAAAATCCAGGCTCGACGACGCCGCGCGTGCCGGCTGGCTCTATTTCATTGCCGGCCACACCCAGGACGAGATCGCAAAGATGCTGCAGGTGTCGCGCGCATCCGCGCAGCGGCTGGTGTCGCTGTGCCTCGCCGAGCGGCTGATTACCTTCCGGCTTGAGCATCCCATCGCCGCCTGCATGGAATTGGCGGCGCGCCTGAAGGAGCGGTTTGACCTTAATCATTGCGAGGTGGTGCCGGCCGATCCTGCAGCGCCCCAGGCCAACGCGGGTATCGCCGAGCGCTGCGCCAATCTGCTCGACGCGACGCTGCGCTCGGAAACGCCCGTGATCGTTGCGCTCGGGACGGGGCGGGCGGTGCGCGCCGCGGTCGAACGCGTCACGCCGATCGACCGGCCCAACCACCAGATCGTCTCGCTGGTCGGCAACATCTCCGCCGACGGTTCGGCGAGCTTCTACGATACCGTCGGCCGGCTCGCCGACCGCACCGGCGCGCGGCATTACCCGATGCCGTTGCCGTTTCTGATGTCGTCGGAGGACGAGCGCAACAAGATGGTCCGCATCGAGCCGATCGCGAAGGTGAAGGCGGTCGCGGCCAAGGCGGATTTGCGTCTCGTCGGGATCGGCCAGATGGACCAGAAGGCTCAGGTTCATGTCGATGGCTTCGTCACGCGTGATGAGCTGTTCGAGATGATGCGGCAGGGCGCGATCGGAGAAATCACCGGCTGGGCCTATGATTCCAAGGGTCGCCTGCTCAAGGCCGGCACCAACAAACGCCTCACGAGCATTCCGCCGGAAGTGCCAGCGAAAACCACGACCATCGGTGCCGCGGTCGGCGCGGCCAAGGTGTCAGCGATCGCGGCGGCGTTGAACGGGGGGCTGATCAACGGCCTGATCACCGACGAGACTACCGCACGGGCGATTCTGGAGCGCTAG